A stretch of the Aegilops tauschii subsp. strangulata cultivar AL8/78 chromosome 4, Aet v6.0, whole genome shotgun sequence genome encodes the following:
- the LOC109766082 gene encoding arginine biosynthesis bifunctional protein ArgJ, chloroplastic: MPPPSLLLFHCRAPLPHRPLRMSSPSPSRVVCSASTAEGYISAAPILLPDGPWKQVEGGVTAAKGFKAAGIYGGLRAKGQKPDLALVACDVDATVAGSFTTNVVAAAPVLYCKRVLSSSKTARAVLINAGQANAATGDAGYQDAVDSAEAVAKLLNVSTNDILIQSTGVIGQRIKKDALVNSLPRLVGSLSSSTEGSNSSAVAITTTDLVSKSIAVQIEIGGVPIKIGGMAKGSGMIHPNMATMLGVLTTDAQVRSDVWREMVRTSVSRSFNQITVDGDTSTNDCVIAMASGLSGLSDILTHDSAEAQQLQACLDAVMQGLAKSIAWDGEGATCLIEVTVTGANNEADAAKIARSVAASSLVKAAVFGRDPNWGRIACSVGYSGIHFDADQLDISLGVIPLMKNGQPLPFDRSAASKYLKDAGDIHGTVNIDVSVGNGGGTGKAWGCDLSYKYVEINAEYTT, from the exons ATGCCGCCACCCTCCCTCCTGCTCTTCCACTGCCGCGCCCCGCTCCCGCACCGCCCACTGCGGATGAGCTCTCCATCGCCGAGCAGGGTCGTCTGCTCCGCCTCCACGGCCGAGGGGTACATCTCCGCGGCGCCGATCCTCCTTCCCGACGGCCCATGGAAGCAG GTAGAAGGCGGCGTCACGGCGGCGAAGGGGTTTAAGGCCGCGGGCATCTACGGCGGCCTGCGCGCCAAGGGACAGAAGCCTGACTTGGCGCTTGTTGCTTGCGACGTCGACGCCACCGTCGCCG GATCCTTTACAACAAATGTTGTTGCTGCTGCGCCTGTTCTGTATTGCAAGCGTGTCCTTAGTTCATCCAAAACA GCTCGTGCTGTGTTGATTAATGCTGGTCAAGCAAATGCAGCCACT GGTGATGCAGGATATCAGGACGCAGTGGATAGTGCAGAAGCTGTTGCGAAG CTTTTGAatgtgagcacaaatgacatacTGATCCAGTCCACTGGTGTCATTGGTCAAAGAATAAAAAAG GATGCACTTGTAAATTCACTTCCTAGACTTGTGGGCTCTCTGTCTTCATCTACTGAAGG TTCAAATTCTTCAGCTGTGGCCATCACAACTACAGACCTTGTTAGCAAGAGTATTGCTGTCCAGATTGAG ATTGGAGGAGTGCCTATCAAGATAGGAGGAATGGCCAAAGGTTCCGGGATGATTCATCCAAATATGGCGACAATGCTTGGT GTTCTCACGACCGATGCTCAAGTAAGAAGTGATGTTTGGAGAGAAATGGTCCGGACATCAGTGAGTAGAAGTTTCAACCAAATTACT GTGGATGGTGATACAAGTACGAATGACTGTGTTATTGCTATGGCTAGTGGATTATCTGGTTTGTCGGACATCCTCACTCATGATAGCGCTGAAGCTCAACAGCTCCAAGCATGCCTAGATGCA GTAATGCAAGGCCTCGCAAAATCCATAGCATGGGATGGTGAGGGTGCAACCTGCTTAATTGAA GTTACTGTAACTGGTGCAAATAATGAGGCAGACGCAGCTAAAATTGCTCGTTCAGTGGCAGCGTCCTCCTTGGTTAAA GCTGCTGTATTTGGACGAGACCCGAACTGGGGGCGTATTGCTTGCTCTGTCGGCTATTCAGGGATTCATTTTGATGCAGATCAACTTGATATTTCCCTTGGAGTTATTCCACTAATGAAAAATGGCCAACCACTCCCTTTTGACAG ATCTGCTGCTAGCAAGTATCTCAAAGATGCTGGTGACATCCATGGTACAGTGAACATTGATGTATCAGTTG GGAATGGAGGAGGCACTGGAAAGGCGTGGGGCTGTGACCTAAGTTATAAGTATGTCGAAATAAATGCTGAATACACAACGTGA